AAAATAGCTTCGGGTATACGTTTGCGGATAATGTCGGTCGTTTTTTTGAATGTAACGTTATAGTTGGATTCATTGTCTGTTGTCAGGTTATAGGCTGCGCCCCAAGGCTTTACATCAAATTCTTTCTTGTCTGGGAACAGATCTTTCCACGTTTTTACGCCATATGCTTTAAGGGATTCTTTCTCCGGCTTCGAATAAGCCGCGATAATTTGCTCCGGGAATTTGGCAGTATAGTAGTTACCCGTAGGGTCCTTCACGCCGTCACCATAGTGTCCGCTGATGAGCGTGTACAAATCTATACCCGTGGATTTGCTGAAGTTGGTTGCATTGTTCGTTTTTTGCTCCAGCACATCAGCCGGAATGATGCGTTTGCCATCTTTGATCTCATAATGCTTGCCCTCGATCCCCCAGTTCACTAGCACCTGTCCTTCATCGGAAGCTAAATAATCAAGGAATTTTATAGCCCGCACCGGGTCCTTGCAATTTTCCGTAATACCTACACCATAACCGGACACGAAGCCCATATCCTGAAAGGAACGATCCTTGTATTCCTCCGAAAGTGTAACTGGAAAATGCGCGTAGCTGGCATCAGCCTTACCGGACGCTTTTAATGCATTTTCAGCATCCTGATACCCCCACTCCTGGTCAATCAGACCGAGGACACGGCCGCTGGCAATTTTGGATTTGTATTGATCACTTTTTTGCACAAACGAATCTTTATCGAGCAGCCCTTCATTGTACATGTGGTTCAACCACCGAAAATATTCCTTTTCTTCTGGACGTTTGTAATGAAGTTTGGCTTCAAATGTTTTGGGATCAATAAAATATTCACCATCATCCGGCGCTCCAGTCGTCTGGAAGGCAGGATTCGTTACGGTAATCATAATTCTCCAGTCATCTGCATCCAGCGTGAGTGGGATTGTTTTTTTGCCATTGATCGTCGGATGCTTGGCAGTATAGGTTTTGAGTACGTTTTCATAATCCTGTAGCGTTCTTACCTTTGGATAACCTAACTCCTTGAGCACCTTATGCTGAATTTCAAATCCCCCTGTTGCGTCAAAACTTTCCTGTCCCACACCTGCATACGTAGGAAGGACATAGATGGATTGATCCTTATTACTGTATTTCAAACGATCCATATAGGGTCCATATAGCTTTTTGAGATTAGGTGCGTG
The Paenibacillus peoriae DNA segment above includes these coding regions:
- a CDS encoding ABC transporter substrate-binding protein — encoded protein: MKKHWSRFALIPLLAVSLTALAGCGGSDKAAKESTSSGTDPITFSFFGADTSPQWNGMKDEIGKEITKKTGVTLNAEFDVSGGGGDDRIALMAASGEYPDLVSPKANINKLVDAGAMIDLTDLINDHAPNLKKLYGPYMDRLKYSNKDQSIYVLPTYAGVGQESFDATGGFEIQHKVLKELGYPKVRTLQDYENVLKTYTAKHPTINGKKTIPLTLDADDWRIMITVTNPAFQTTGAPDDGEYFIDPKTFEAKLHYKRPEEKEYFRWLNHMYNEGLLDKDSFVQKSDQYKSKIASGRVLGLIDQEWGYQDAENALKASGKADASYAHFPVTLSEEYKDRSFQDMGFVSGYGVGITENCKDPVRAIKFLDYLASDEGQVLVNWGIEGKHYEIKDGKRIIPADVLEQKTNNATNFSKSTGIDLYTLISGHYGDGVKDPTGNYYTAKFPEQIIAAYSKPEKESLKAYGVKTWKDLFPDKKEFDVKPWGAAYNLTTDNESNYNVTFKKTTDIIRKRIPEAILATASNFDTVYDNMIKELDAAGAVQMEQQYTQLVKDRVELWSGKASK